The Streptomyces vinaceus genome contains the following window.
GGCTTCGACATCCAGGGCGGCGGCTCCGACCTGGTCTTCCCGCACCACGAGATGGGCGCCTCGCACGCCCAGGCGCTGACGGGCGAGTTCCCGATGGCCAAGGCCTACGTGCACGCGGGCATGGTCGCGCTGCACGGCGAGAAGATGTCGAAGTCGAAGGGCAACCTCGTCTTCGTCTCCGCGCTGCGCCGCGCCGGGGTGGACCCGGCGGCGATCCGCCTCGCCCTGCTCTCGCACCACTACCGGGCCGACTGGGAGTGGACGGACGAGGTCCTGGAGCAGGCGGTGGCCCGCCTGGAGCGCTGGCGCGCGGCCGTGTCCCGCCCGGACGGCCTGCCGGCCGACGGCCTCGTCGAGGAGGTCCGCGAGGCGCTGGCGAACGATCTGGACGCCCCCGCCGCGCTCGCGGCCGTGGACCGCTGGGTGGACGCCCAGAACGCCTCCGACGGGGACGACGAGTCCGCGCCGGGCCTGGTCTCGCGCACGGTCGACGCCCTCCTGGGCGTGGCCCTGTAAGACCCGGGGCCGAAACCGCCGATGCCCCCCGACCGTCCGGTCGGGGGGGCATCGTGGTGTCCGGCCGCGCGGGGCGGCGTCCGGGGCTACGCCTCGGGCGCGTCGTCCTCGCCGGGCTCGGTCTCGGCCCCCGCCTCGGGGTCCGGCTTGCGCTTGGGCGGGCGGGTCAGGCCGCTGCTCGTATCGCGCAGGTACGAGCCGTCGCCCGGCTCGGCCGTGGGGGCCGCCGGGTCGCGGCGGCGCAGGTACCGCTCGAACTCCCGGGCGATGGCGTCGCCCGAGGCCTCCGGCAGGTCCGCCGTGTCCCGCGCCTCCTCCAGCGTCTGGACGTACTCCGCCACCTCGCTGTCCTCCGCGGCCAGTTGGTCCACGCCGAGCTGCCACGCCCGCGCGTCCTCCGGGAGTTCACCCAGCGGGATCCGGATGTCGATCAGATCCTCCAGCCGGTTCAGCAGCGCCAGCGTCGCCTTCGGGTTCGGCGGCTGCGAGACGTAGTGCGGGACCGCCGCCCACAGCGACACCGCCGGGACGCCCGCGTGCGTACACGCCTCCTGCAGGATGCCCACGATGCCCGTGGGGCCCTCGTACTTGGTCTCCTCCAGGTCCATCGTCCGCGCCAGGTCCGCGTCCGAGGTGACCCCGCTGACCGGCACCGGCCGGGTGTGCGGGGTGTCCCCGAGCAGCGCGCCCAGGATCACGACCATCTCCACGCCCAGCTCGTGCGCGAAGCCCAGGATCTCGTTGCAGAACGACCGCCAGCGCATGGACGGTTCGATGCCCCGCACGAGCACGAGGTCGCGCGGTTTGGCGCCGCCGATCCGGACCACCGACAGCCGCGTCGTCGGCCACGTGATCTTCCGTACCCCGTTGTCCAGCCACACCGTCGGCCGGTTGACCTGGAAGTCGTAGTAGTCCTCGGCGTCCAGTGCCGCGAAGACCTCGCCCTTCCACTCCCGGTCCAGGTGCGCGACCGCACCGGAGGCCGCGTCACCCGCGTCGTTCCAGCCCTCGAACGCGGCCACCATGACCGGGTCGATCAGCTCGGGCACGCCCTCAAGCTCGATCACCCAGGTCTCCTTCCGAAGTTCCCTTGCGTACGTGGGCCAGCCTAAGCCTTGAGGGGACACCGGCCACAGCCCACGACAGAGGGGCGGTTCCCCTCGGAACCGCCCCTCTTCCCCACCTGCGTACGAGCTATGCCTTGCGGCCCAGCATCTCCTCGACCCGTGCGCGCACGGAGTCGTCGTCGAGTCCGCGGACCGTCACCGTGGTGCGGCGGCGCAGCACGTCGTCGACCGTCTCGGCCCACTCGTTGTCACGGGCGTAGGCGACCTGCGCCCAGATCTCGGGACCGTCCGGGTGGATCCGCTCGGCCAGCGCCGGGTCCTCGTTCGCCAGGCGCGCGATGTCGAAGGCCAGCGAACCGTAGTGCGAGGCCAGGTGGCGGGCGGTGAGCGGGTCCATCCGCGTGCCGGGCTCGCGGTCCACCAGCAGGCGGTGCGCGACGGCGTTCGGGTTGGCGACACCGGGCAGCGGCACCCGGCGTACGAGCGACTTCACCGGCTCCATGTCGTCGGTCAGCGGGCTGCCGGGCAGCTTGGCCAGCTTGTCCATGACGACGCGGCCGATGTGGCGGTACGTCGTCCACTTGCCGCCGGCCACCGACAGCATGCCGCCGGCGCCCTCGGAGACGACGGTCTCGCGCTTGGCCTTCTCGACGCCGCCGGGGCCGCCGGGCAGCACCCGCAGGCCGGCGAAGGCGTACGTCATCAGCGAGCGGTCCAGGTCGGCGTCCTTCACCGAGAAGGCCGCCTCGTCCAGGATCTGCTGGATGTCGGCCTCGGTGGCGCGCACGTCGGCCGGGTCGCCCTCGTACACCTCGTCGGTGGTGCCGAGCAGCAGCTGGTCCTCCCACGGGAGGGCGAAGGTGATGCGGTACTTGTCGATCGGGGTGGCCATGGCGGCCTTCCACGGCGACTTGCGCTTCATGACGATGTGCGCGCCCTTGGAGAGGCGGATCGACGGCATCGAGTGCTTGTCTTCCATGCGCCGCAGGTGGTCCACCCACGGGCCGGTGGCGTTGAGCACGACGCGCGCGTCGACGCCGAACTCGGTGCCGTCGAGGCGGTCCTTGAGCTCGGCACCGGTGACCCGGCCGCGCGTCATGCGCAGGCCGGTGACCTCGGCGTGGTTGAGGACGACGGCGCCCGACTCGACGGCCGCGCGGACCGTCATGACGGCGACGCGGGAGTCGTTCATCTGGTGGTCGTAGTAGACCGCGACGGCCTTGAGGTTGTCCGTCTTCAGACCCGGGTTGTCGGCGGCGGCACGGGCGGGGGATATGACCTTGCCCATGCCGTCGCCGAAGGCCGAGAGGGCGGAGTAGGCGAAGACGCCCGCGCCCAGCTTGGCCGCACCGACCGGTCCGCCCTTGTAGACCGGCAGGTAGAAGGTGAGCGGGTTGACCAGGTGCGGGGCCACGTCCTTGGCCAGCACCCGGCGCTCGTGGTGGTTCTCGGCGACCAGCTTGACCGCGCCGGTCTGCAGGTAGCGCAGACCGCCGTGGACGAGCTTGGAGGAGGCGGAGGAGGTGGCGCCGGCGAAGTCGCCGGCGTCCACCATGGCCACCCGCAGACCCGACTGCGCGGCGTGCCAGGCCACCGAGGTGCCCAGGATTCCACCGCCGATGACCAGCAGGTCGTACGTGGCCTTCGCCAGCTGCTCACGGGTCTCGGCGCGGCTCGCGTTCGAGCCGGCGGTCGGGTGCGTACCCAGGGTGGGGACGCTCTGCAGGGTGCTCATATCTCTTAGCTCCTCGTCGATTGACTCAGCTGGTGCGTCAGCTGGCGTCTTCGTCGTCGATCCAGCCCATGGACCGCTCGACGGCCTTGAGCCAGTTCTTGTACTCGCGGTCCCGCTGTTCGGCGGGCATCCGCGGGGTCCACTCCGCCGCGCGGCGCCAGTTGGCGCGCAGGGCGTCGGTGTCGGGCCAGAAGCCGACGGCCAGGCCGGCGGCGTAGGCGGCGCCGAGGCAGGTGGTCTCCGCGACCATCGGACGGACCACGGGGGCGTCCACGAAGTCGGAGAGGGTCTGCATCAGCAGGTTGTTGGAGGTCATGCCGCCGTCGACCTTGAGGGCGGCGAGCTCGACGCCCGAGTCCTTGGTCATGGCGTCGGTGATCTCGCGGGTCTGCCAGGCGGTGGCCTCCAGGACCGCACGGGCGATGTGCGCCTTGGTGACGTACCGGGTGAGGCCGGCGATCACACCGCGGGCGTCGGAGCGCCAGTACGGGGCGAACAGGCCGGAGAAGGCCGGCACGAAGTAGGCGCCGCCGTTGTCCTCGACGGAGAGCGCGAGGGTCTCGATCTCGGCCGCGGTCTTGATCATGCCCATCTGGTCGCGCATCCACTGGACGAGCGAGCCGGTGACGGCGATGGAGCCCTCCAGCGCGTAGACCGGCTTCTGGTCGCCGATCTTGTAGCCGACCGTGGTCAGCAGGCCGCTGTAGGAGTTGATGACCTTGTCGCCGGTGTTCATCAGCATGAACGTGCCGGTGCCGTACGTGGACTTCGCCTCGCCCTCGGCGAAGCAGGTCTGGCCGAAGAGGGCGGCCTGCTGGTCGCCGAGCGCCGATGCGACCGGGACACCGGCGAGGACGCCGTCCTTGACGTGGCCGTAGACCTCGGCGGAGGACTTGATCTCGGGGAGGATGTCGAGCGGGACCTCCATCGACTCCGCGATCTTGGCGTCCCACTCCAGGGTGTGCAGGTTCATCAGCATGGTGCGCGAGGCGTTGGTGACGTCGGTGACGTGCACGCCGCCCTGGGCGCCGCCGGTGAGGTTCCAGATGACCCAGGAGTCCATGGTGCCGAAGAGGATGTCCCCGGCCTCGGCGCGCTCGCGCAGGCCCTCGACGTTGTCGAGCAGCCAGCGGGCCTTCGGACCGGCGAAGTAGCTCGCCAGCGGCAGGCCGGTCTCGCGGCGGAAGCGGTCCTGGCCGACGTTGCGGCCGAGCTCCTTGCAGAGGGCGTCGGTGCGGGTGTCCTGCCAGACCAGCGCGTTGTGCACCGGCAGGCCGGTGTTCTTGTCCCACAGGACGGTGGTCTCGCGCTGGTTGGTGATGCCGACGGCCTTGACGTCGGCGGCGGTGATCTCGGCCTTGGCGATGGCGCCGGCGACGACCTCCTGGACGTTGGTCCAGATCTCGGT
Protein-coding sequences here:
- a CDS encoding PAC2 family protein, encoding MIELEGVPELIDPVMVAAFEGWNDAGDAASGAVAHLDREWKGEVFAALDAEDYYDFQVNRPTVWLDNGVRKITWPTTRLSVVRIGGAKPRDLVLVRGIEPSMRWRSFCNEILGFAHELGVEMVVILGALLGDTPHTRPVPVSGVTSDADLARTMDLEETKYEGPTGIVGILQEACTHAGVPAVSLWAAVPHYVSQPPNPKATLALLNRLEDLIDIRIPLGELPEDARAWQLGVDQLAAEDSEVAEYVQTLEEARDTADLPEASGDAIAREFERYLRRRDPAAPTAEPGDGSYLRDTSSGLTRPPKRKPDPEAGAETEPGEDDAPEA
- a CDS encoding glycerol-3-phosphate dehydrogenase/oxidase, encoding MSTLQSVPTLGTHPTAGSNASRAETREQLAKATYDLLVIGGGILGTSVAWHAAQSGLRVAMVDAGDFAGATSSASSKLVHGGLRYLQTGAVKLVAENHHERRVLAKDVAPHLVNPLTFYLPVYKGGPVGAAKLGAGVFAYSALSAFGDGMGKVISPARAAADNPGLKTDNLKAVAVYYDHQMNDSRVAVMTVRAAVESGAVVLNHAEVTGLRMTRGRVTGAELKDRLDGTEFGVDARVVLNATGPWVDHLRRMEDKHSMPSIRLSKGAHIVMKRKSPWKAAMATPIDKYRITFALPWEDQLLLGTTDEVYEGDPADVRATEADIQQILDEAAFSVKDADLDRSLMTYAFAGLRVLPGGPGGVEKAKRETVVSEGAGGMLSVAGGKWTTYRHIGRVVMDKLAKLPGSPLTDDMEPVKSLVRRVPLPGVANPNAVAHRLLVDREPGTRMDPLTARHLASHYGSLAFDIARLANEDPALAERIHPDGPEIWAQVAYARDNEWAETVDDVLRRRTTVTVRGLDDDSVRARVEEMLGRKA
- the glpK gene encoding glycerol kinase GlpK — protein: MSHSTGPFIAAIDQGTTSSRCIVFDRDGRIVAVDQKEHEQIFPKPGWVEHDATEIWTNVQEVVAGAIAKAEITAADVKAVGITNQRETTVLWDKNTGLPVHNALVWQDTRTDALCKELGRNVGQDRFRRETGLPLASYFAGPKARWLLDNVEGLRERAEAGDILFGTMDSWVIWNLTGGAQGGVHVTDVTNASRTMLMNLHTLEWDAKIAESMEVPLDILPEIKSSAEVYGHVKDGVLAGVPVASALGDQQAALFGQTCFAEGEAKSTYGTGTFMLMNTGDKVINSYSGLLTTVGYKIGDQKPVYALEGSIAVTGSLVQWMRDQMGMIKTAAEIETLALSVEDNGGAYFVPAFSGLFAPYWRSDARGVIAGLTRYVTKAHIARAVLEATAWQTREITDAMTKDSGVELAALKVDGGMTSNNLLMQTLSDFVDAPVVRPMVAETTCLGAAYAAGLAVGFWPDTDALRANWRRAAEWTPRMPAEQRDREYKNWLKAVERSMGWIDDEDAS